The sequence below is a genomic window from Mytilus edulis chromosome 2, xbMytEdul2.2, whole genome shotgun sequence.
attgttggtggaaagacggggacatgtaagtcattttttggcatgacacttatcgatagaagggtaaccacgatttttattgttaaaaatgttagcgatggtagtatttttagataaccgattttgaagattgagacgtgtggataccctttgaacaagtttagtatttagtcaTTCTATTACAGAAGCCTACAGCTTCTTGGTTAAAGATGAATATCTTATTCTACAGGCTAGTAACGACCTTGTTTTACAGTTGAGtgattttaaatcataatcaccTGTACAAAACCACTCATGCGTGCATATATAAACCCGTGCACACCTGTATTCTGCCTCATTTTATTCTAAGGCTAGAAcgagtaaagtaaagtaaaaataaaattgctgAATCAGCAGACACGACTCGTGTCTATACTTTATAATGTCTAGTACGGAAGACTCCGACTCGGGTCTTTCCCAATCCAGCCAAGTGGCGGCGGACATTATGTCCATTCTAGCGTCGGGTGACGAAGCTAGTTTCTCTGGGTTTTCTGCAGTGGCTGATGAGTCAGTACACTTTTCACCACCACCCAAAAAGAGACAATTAAAGTCGGTCGTGGTCCCCCCAGAAACTGTTAAGAAATTATAGAAAACTACCGcaagtaaacaaaacaatgaaagaGGCCCGGGTAAGGGACCCGGCAAGAACAAGAAGGGAAAAGCTCCCGTAAAACGGGGAAACAATGTAACACCTTCAGATAAAGATAAAGAAAGAGAAGATGAATTCAGAAGAATTTATTCTAAACTAGAACTTTTGTTAGACAGGCAAAATAGTAATGCCGACAGATATGAATTAGCGAGTGCACCGGAACACCCGGCTGCACCGGAAGAAGACGAAGGTGAAGGTGAAGTTGATTTTAGTCAATATGACATTTTTGGAAACAATGCAGATGATGAGGTTGAGTCAGAGGAAAACAGCGAGGAAGAGTTCGCTTATGCTATACCAAAAATTTTTGAAGATGATGACAAGTTTGGTGATGAAACACATAAGAGTATCGCTGCTCTTGTAAACGCTGTGACAAATCGTAAGTCTGTTATTACAGAAATAGCTAAGGATTATAAAGTTCCTTCAAATAGCAAGTCGTTGGCACCTCCTAAAGTTAATCCTGAGATTTGGCATCTATTGAATCGACAAGCCAGAAGTGATGATCTGTCCTTTCAGACCATACAAAGGATCCTGGGTTTTGGCATTGTACCAGTAATACGTACTGCAGAAGCACTGACGAAACCAGATGCAGTTAAAACGGTGGCTAAAATGAGGGTCAACATTAATAATGCCCTGTCAATGCTTTGTGCAGCATTTTTTGAAATATCATATGTTAGACGCATGACACTGAAAAACAATATGGATCAGAAGTACCATCAACTGTGTACAAGACATTTAGACGTTACCGAATATTTGTTCGGAGATGATGTGTCCAAGAAAGTAAAAGATATTGATGATGCCCAGAAGATGCAGGGAGTTGTAAATACAGCTACTTCAAAAAACTGGAGACAAGGGGGTTGCAGCTATGGTTGCCCCCCAGGTATAAACAGGGGCCGAGGAAGATACCAAAACAACAATTATGGCCAAAGAGGCATGAGAAACTCCCGCTACAGAGGGAGAGCTGGTTACAGAAACCAAAGAGGCAGGAGATATTAGAGGTAAATAATCTATCTCCCACTTTTATAGCTGGGTCTATTCGTTTTGGTTTACATAATTGGGAAAAAATATCATACGAACCTTGGATTCTTAATCTAGTTCAAAACGGTTATGAAATTGAATTTGAGAATAAACCGGTTCAATTTTTTATGCcaaaatttatgaattttgacaaaactgaaatAGAACTAATTGATaatgaaattcaaattttattgtcaaaaagtGCAATACAAATTTCAAACCCTGAGAAAGAtgaatttatatcaaatatttttcttgTTCAGAAGAAGAATGGGAAATATAGGCCTGTAATAAATTTGAAAGGTCTGAATCAGtatgtgaaatattttcatttcaaacaggaaaatttACAGTCTGTCCTTTTGAATATTAGCAAGAATGATTATTTTACATCAATAGATTTATGCGAtgcatatttttcaatttcaatgaacaaaaaatgtagaaaatatttgaaatttgtttggaAAGATCAGATTTATGAATTTACTTGTCTTTGTTTTGGGTTAGCAAGTGCACCTagaatttttacaaaacttatgaAAGTAGTTTTTTCTCATATAAGGAACCAAGGAGTAGGGTCTTTTTTCTACATAGATGATTCATTATTACATAGTCCCTATGAGAACATTTGTTATGAAAATACTGTCATGTTGAGAAATCTGTTACACTCTCTAGGGTTCTTagtaaataaagaaaaatcagTATTCATTCCAACACAGAGAATAATTTTTCTAGGATATTTGATTGATTCTGTGCAATTTAAAGTGTTTCTGAcagaagaaaaaatacaaaagattttgaaaagtgcaaacaAAATCTATAGTTTATATAATTCTGTTATCAGGGAAGTAAGTTCTTTAATAGGTTTATTTACTTCAGCTTCATGTGCAGTTTTATTAGCACCAATTTTTCATAGATATTTAGATATTGAGAAAACTTTAGCTCTGAGCAAAAACAATGACAATTATGATGGTATCATGAGTCTCTCAGAGAATTcaagaaatgaaattttatgGTGGATTAAAAATGTAGATAGGAATGAAGGGAAAAGTATAAGCTTTGGTACTCCTACTGAGTATATTGAAACTGACGCTTCTAAAATTGGATGGGGAGCCGTTTATGGAAAAAATAAGACTCAAGGAAGATGGATGAAATCTGAAAGCATTTCACACATTAATATATTAGAACTTTTAGctataaaatatgcatttttttcattaggaaaaaacatttcaaattctcatatttgcaTTAAATCTGATAGCTCTACAGCagttcaatatataaataacatggGAGGTAGTGTTGTAGCACTGTTGGAAGTAGTAAGAGAAATATGGTTCTGGGCTGctgataaaaacaattttattacaGCAGTCCATATTGCAGGGAAAGATAATATTACTCCTGATCAATTGTCAAGAAATTTTAGTGACTCTTCTGAATGGAagttgaaagaaaatatatttagaaatatttgtGGGCATTTCTTTCAAccaaatattgatttatttgcTTCTAGACTTAATAAACAGTTAAGTAAATATGTCTCATGGTTTCCAGATCCAGATGCTATGGCTTCTGATgctttttatacccccgctttaaaaaagggggggtatactgttttacctctgtctgtcagtccgtccgtcagtccgtccgtccatcagtccgtcagtccatcagtcagtccgtcccatgaaactttcgtcacatttttctcaggaactacaatacaaggatttctgaaatttggtttcaggatttatataagtcagctacaccgtgtgatgcgttttcagattcatcactcgacaacttcctgtttaccgaacacttgcatatttttacactattaatattatccacttgcggcgggggtatcatcagtgagcagtagctcgcagtttcacttgttctttTTCTTGGAAAAATTATTTACCATATGTTTTTCCTCCTTTCAGTATCATAGCAAGAATTTTGAACAAGGTAGAAGAGGAACAGGTGAGAATGGTTTTAATGATAGTTCCAACATGGCCATCCCAACCTTGGTTTCCAAGGTTATTGAATTGTTTGGTCGATTATCCTGTTATTCTCCCTTTTTGTCAAGATCTTTTAAGACTTGTACACAACAATCAAAAGCACCCGCTAAACATGAGAAAGTTATTCCTAGTCGCTTGTGTAGTATCAGGCATTCCCTCAAAAAGAAGGGAATTTCAAAATCAGCTAGAAACATCATCACTCAGTCATGGAGAGTCTCTACCTCGCGACAATATGAATATAGTTGGCGGAAATGGTATTTTTGGTGTAATACACAAAAAATCAATACCACTTCACCAAATGAAGTACAAGTATTAAATTTTCTCGCTAGACTCTATGATGATGGCAAATCTTATAGTTGCATTAATATGAATAAATGTTCTATTGGCCAGACTCTGGCATCAATTGGCTGTAATACAGTAATCAATAGTAATCTCATTTCCAGATTTATGAAAGGAATTTTTAATGCAAGACCACCTTTGCCTAAATATTCCATCACATGGGATGTTGGTAAAGTTGTTCGTTATTTAGAAACTTTATTTCCACTGGAAAGTTTAAGTCTCAAGATGTTAACTTTAAAAATTGCAACCTTATTAGCTTTAACTACTGCTCAAAGAGCTCAAACATTgacaaatttgaatttgaattacatGGAAACATCTAGTAAAACTGTCGTTTTTACTatgaactgtttacaaaaaaCAGACAGAATTGGTAGGATTAACCAGAACATAACTCTGGATGCATACAAGAAAAAAGAACTTTGCCCAGTATacacattaaaatattatttgaagGCTACCAAAAAATTGCGCAAGGATGATTATCTCCTGGTGTCTTTTAGAACATGGCGTAAAATATCAACCTC
It includes:
- the LOC139510371 gene encoding uncharacterized protein, translating into MVKTTASKQNNERGPGKGPGKNKKGKAPVKRGNNVTPSDKDKEREDEFRRIYSKLELLLDRQNSNADRYELASAPEHPAAPEEDEGEGEVDFSQYDIFGNNADDEVESEENSEEEFAYAIPKIFEDDDKFGDETHKSIAALVNAVTNRKSVITEIAKDYKVPSNSKSLAPPKVNPEIWHLLNRQARSDDLSFQTIQRILGFGIVPVIRTAEALTKPDAVKTVAKMRVNINNALSMLCAAFFEISYVRRMTLKNNMDQKYHQLCTRHLDVTEYLFGDDVSKKVKDIDDAQKMQGVVNTATSKNWRQGGCSYGCPPGINRGRGRYQNNNYGQRGMRNSRYRGRAGYRNQRGRRY